One window of the Ramlibacter henchirensis genome contains the following:
- a CDS encoding ABC transporter substrate-binding protein has translation MSLLSRRQFHRVAASAAVAGLSPLAALAQAPVKIRASVVPIIDTAALHAAIQKGFFAAEGLEVDLTPTAGGAVGLPALAAGQVQVAFSNIVSTALGAAQGLGFKIIAPAANAPDAPPEGTALVAARGKGFKTGKDLEGKRVAVNNRSNVIWLYSRAWVEATGGDPSRVTYVEVPFPQMTDAIKGGQVDAGVLVDPFLSTGIDSGALELVGWPFHSVQKGMSISQYVATESFIKSNPKTIDAFVRGLDKGIDWMNSNAGSPEWVKLIASFTKLPEDRLKKLHVAPFKKTVDPRSVDASLALMRKHGMLTGPLASKDLLHVAAR, from the coding sequence ATGAGCCTTCTTTCCCGCCGCCAGTTCCATCGCGTCGCCGCGTCCGCCGCCGTGGCCGGACTCAGCCCGCTGGCCGCGCTGGCGCAGGCGCCGGTGAAGATCCGTGCCAGCGTCGTGCCCATCATCGACACGGCCGCGCTGCATGCGGCGATCCAGAAGGGCTTCTTCGCCGCGGAAGGGCTCGAGGTCGACCTGACGCCGACCGCCGGCGGCGCGGTGGGGCTGCCTGCATTGGCGGCGGGCCAGGTGCAGGTGGCCTTCAGCAACATCGTCTCCACGGCCCTGGGCGCGGCCCAGGGTCTCGGGTTCAAGATCATCGCGCCCGCAGCCAACGCACCGGATGCGCCGCCGGAGGGCACGGCGCTGGTGGCAGCCCGGGGCAAGGGCTTCAAGACCGGCAAGGACCTCGAGGGCAAGCGCGTCGCGGTGAACAACCGTTCCAACGTCATCTGGCTGTATTCGCGCGCCTGGGTCGAGGCCACCGGAGGTGACCCGTCCCGCGTGACCTACGTGGAGGTGCCGTTTCCCCAGATGACGGACGCGATCAAGGGCGGGCAGGTCGATGCCGGCGTGCTGGTCGACCCGTTCCTGTCCACCGGCATCGACAGCGGAGCGCTGGAACTCGTGGGCTGGCCCTTCCACAGCGTGCAGAAGGGCATGTCGATCTCGCAGTACGTCGCAACGGAGTCCTTCATCAAGTCCAACCCGAAGACGATCGACGCGTTCGTGCGCGGACTGGACAAGGGCATCGACTGGATGAACTCCAACGCCGGCTCGCCGGAATGGGTCAAGCTGATCGCCAGCTTCACGAAGCTGCCGGAGGATCGGCTCAAGAAGCTGCACGTCGCGCCTTTCAAGAAGACGGTGGATCCCAGGTCCGTGGATGCGTCGCTGGCGCTGATGCGCAAGCACGGCATGCTCACTGGCCCGCTGGCGTCGAAGGACCTGCTGCACGTTGCGGCCAGGTAA
- a CDS encoding selenium-binding protein SBP56-related protein has protein sequence MENVRPDPTFHPSPRLAMQAEPEHLAYTALLSSDRSRPDALAVVDVDERSATYGTVLNRVELPNRGDELHHFGWNACSSALSPLSCNAFVKRRYLVVPGMRSSRMYVFDTEPDPRQPRLVKTIEPDEIRSKTGYSRPHTVHCGPEGIYVSTLGGGGTSGTLGPPGIFVMDCQTFEVLGRWEIDRGPQQLHYDFWWNLPRDYMVSSEWALPPQFENGIVAEDLLGNKYGHSLHFWQLRDRRHVQTIDLGANHQMVLEIRPAHDPSRDYGFVGVVVDTTNLEASIWTWWREGGKFHARKTATVPPEPADPSQLPDLLKGFAAVPPLISDIDLSMDDRFLYVACWGTGELRQYDVTDPFKPTLSGSVRLGGIAGRQKHPNGRAFGGGPQMTEISRDGRRVFFTNSLYSTWDRQFYPDGIPGVQVMCRTTPQGGLELDPDFYVEFGDGYGAHQVRLQGGDCSTDSFCYPSA, from the coding sequence ATGGAGAACGTGCGACCGGACCCGACCTTCCATCCATCGCCCCGCCTTGCCATGCAGGCGGAACCGGAACACCTCGCGTACACGGCCCTGCTGTCGTCCGACCGCTCGCGACCCGACGCGCTGGCGGTGGTCGACGTCGACGAGCGTTCCGCCACGTACGGAACGGTGCTGAACCGTGTCGAACTGCCGAACCGCGGCGACGAGCTCCACCATTTCGGATGGAACGCGTGCAGCTCGGCCCTGTCGCCTCTCTCGTGCAATGCGTTCGTGAAGCGGCGCTACCTGGTCGTGCCCGGCATGCGCTCGTCGCGCATGTACGTGTTCGACACCGAGCCGGACCCGCGGCAGCCCAGGCTGGTCAAGACGATCGAGCCGGATGAGATCCGCAGCAAGACGGGGTATTCACGTCCGCACACGGTGCACTGCGGCCCGGAAGGCATCTACGTCAGCACGCTCGGCGGCGGCGGAACCAGCGGCACGCTCGGCCCGCCGGGGATCTTCGTCATGGACTGCCAGACCTTCGAGGTGCTGGGCCGGTGGGAGATCGACCGCGGGCCGCAGCAGCTGCACTACGACTTCTGGTGGAACCTGCCGCGCGACTACATGGTGTCGAGCGAGTGGGCCCTGCCGCCGCAGTTCGAAAACGGCATCGTCGCCGAGGACCTGCTGGGCAACAAGTACGGCCACAGCCTGCATTTCTGGCAGCTGCGCGACCGTCGCCACGTGCAGACGATCGACCTGGGCGCCAACCACCAGATGGTGCTGGAGATCCGGCCAGCGCACGACCCGAGCCGCGACTACGGTTTCGTCGGCGTCGTCGTCGACACGACCAACCTGGAGGCGTCGATCTGGACCTGGTGGCGCGAAGGCGGGAAGTTCCACGCGCGCAAGACCGCGACCGTGCCGCCCGAGCCGGCGGACCCCTCGCAACTGCCCGACCTGCTCAAGGGCTTCGCGGCCGTTCCGCCTCTCATCAGCGACATCGACCTGTCGATGGACGACCGTTTCCTGTACGTGGCCTGCTGGGGCACCGGCGAACTGCGGCAGTACGACGTCACGGATCCCTTCAAGCCGACCTTGTCGGGAAGCGTGCGCCTCGGCGGCATCGCCGGGCGCCAGAAGCACCCCAATGGCCGTGCCTTCGGCGGCGGTCCGCAGATGACCGAGATCAGCCGCGACGGCCGCCGCGTGTTCTTCACGAATTCCCTGTACAGCACATGGGACCGCCAGTTCTATCCGGACGGGATCCCGGGCGTGCAGGTGATGTGCAGGACCACGCCGCAGGGCGGGCTCGAACTCGACCCGGACTTCTACGTCGAGTTCGGCGACGGCTACGGCGCGCACCAGGTCCGCCTGCAGGGCGGCGACTGTTCCACCGATTCCTTCTGCTACCCCTCGGCTTGA
- a CDS encoding TfoX/Sxy family protein has translation MSAQADFAAYCTELLAPAGEVRCKRMFGGYGLYVDDVFVAIIAGDALYLKADEQTRPRFEAAGGHRFEYRRQGKLQGLAFWTAPAEAMDSPALMRPWVQLALDAALRARWDRRRRR, from the coding sequence ATGAGTGCCCAGGCCGATTTCGCAGCGTATTGCACGGAGCTGCTGGCGCCTGCCGGTGAAGTGCGCTGCAAGCGCATGTTCGGTGGGTACGGCCTGTATGTCGACGACGTGTTCGTCGCGATCATCGCGGGCGACGCGCTGTACCTCAAGGCCGACGAACAGACCCGGCCTCGCTTCGAGGCGGCGGGCGGCCACCGGTTCGAGTACAGGCGGCAGGGAAAGCTGCAGGGCCTGGCATTCTGGACCGCGCCGGCCGAGGCGATGGATTCGCCGGCGCTCATGCGGCCTTGGGTGCAGCTCGCGCTGGATGCCGCGCTTCGCGCGCGCTGGGATCGTCGGCGGCGGCGTTGA
- a CDS encoding NAD-dependent succinate-semialdehyde dehydrogenase, with product MKHLLKDAALWRTGACIDGQWLTSTPHGHYALHNPATREKLVELPRCHEAEAVAAIEAADRAFRLWRARTAKERSEVLHRWYQLTLEHRDDLATLITLEQGKPLAEARGEIDYAASFLQWFAEEAKRVRGDVIPAPRSTQRIVVLKQPIGVCAAITPWNFPAAMITRKAGPALAAGCSMVVKPATQTPMTALALAELALRAGVPAGVFNVLTGNDTRALGGVLTSHALVRKLTFTGSTEVGRTLLQQSAATIKKCSMELGGNAPFIVFDDADVDAAVEGLIACKFRNTGQACISANRVLVQNGIYDAFAQKLAVRVRQLKVGDGLEAGVQQGPLIDDAAVAKVESHLENALRGGARVICGGKRHRLGGFFFEPTVLVDVKPGMAISCEETFGPVAPLFRFHTEAEVVAMANDTEFGLAAYLYSRDHSRIWRIAEALESGMVGINCGLISNEVAPFGGVKQSGLGREGSQYGIEEFLEIKYLSWDGVAAERLNAAADDPSAREARHPARAAPKAA from the coding sequence ATGAAGCATCTCCTGAAGGACGCCGCGCTGTGGCGGACCGGCGCCTGCATAGACGGGCAGTGGTTGACGTCCACGCCGCATGGTCACTACGCCCTGCACAACCCGGCCACCCGCGAGAAGCTGGTCGAACTGCCACGCTGCCACGAGGCGGAAGCTGTGGCGGCCATCGAAGCCGCCGATCGGGCCTTTCGGCTCTGGCGCGCACGGACCGCGAAGGAGCGGTCGGAAGTCCTCCATCGCTGGTACCAGCTCACGCTGGAACACCGCGATGACCTGGCGACGCTCATCACGCTGGAGCAGGGCAAGCCTCTCGCCGAAGCGCGTGGCGAGATCGACTACGCCGCGTCCTTTCTGCAGTGGTTTGCGGAAGAGGCGAAGCGCGTTCGCGGCGACGTGATCCCTGCACCCCGGAGCACGCAGCGGATCGTCGTCCTCAAGCAGCCCATCGGCGTGTGCGCCGCGATCACCCCCTGGAACTTCCCGGCGGCCATGATCACCCGCAAGGCGGGCCCGGCCCTGGCCGCGGGTTGCTCGATGGTCGTGAAGCCGGCTACCCAGACGCCGATGACGGCGCTCGCCTTGGCCGAACTGGCGTTGCGCGCCGGCGTGCCAGCGGGCGTGTTCAACGTGCTCACCGGCAACGACACGCGGGCGCTCGGCGGCGTGCTCACCTCGCACGCGCTCGTTCGAAAGTTGACGTTCACCGGGTCCACCGAGGTGGGGCGCACGCTGCTGCAGCAATCGGCGGCGACCATCAAGAAGTGCTCGATGGAGCTGGGCGGCAATGCTCCCTTCATTGTGTTCGACGATGCGGACGTCGATGCCGCCGTCGAAGGCTTGATCGCCTGCAAATTCCGCAATACCGGCCAAGCCTGCATCAGCGCGAACCGGGTACTTGTCCAGAACGGCATCTACGACGCGTTCGCGCAGAAGCTTGCGGTGCGCGTGCGGCAATTGAAGGTCGGCGATGGCCTGGAAGCTGGCGTTCAGCAGGGGCCACTGATCGACGACGCGGCTGTCGCGAAGGTGGAATCCCACCTGGAGAACGCACTGCGGGGCGGCGCCAGGGTGATCTGCGGCGGTAAGCGCCATAGGCTTGGCGGCTTCTTCTTCGAGCCCACGGTGCTGGTCGATGTGAAGCCGGGCATGGCGATTTCCTGCGAGGAGACCTTCGGTCCCGTCGCGCCGCTGTTCCGCTTCCACACCGAGGCCGAGGTCGTCGCGATGGCGAACGACACAGAGTTCGGGCTCGCGGCGTACCTGTACAGCCGCGATCACTCCCGGATCTGGCGTATTGCCGAAGCGCTGGAATCGGGGATGGTCGGCATCAACTGCGGCCTGATCTCCAATGAGGTGGCGCCGTTCGGCGGCGTGAAGCAAAGCGGCCTGGGCCGCGAAGGCTCGCAGTACGGCATCGAGGAATTCCTCGAAATCAAGTACCTCAGTTGGGACGGCGTCGCCGCGGAGCGTCTCAACGCCGCCGCCGACGATCCCAGCGCGCGCGAAGCGCGGCATCCAGCGCGAGCTGCACCCAAGGCCGCATGA
- a CDS encoding ABC transporter permease has translation MVLSFPRSAAGLPTRALGLGPALLVVGLLLVVPLVTLFRYSFNRFTAQQLMTEAFTLENYIRFASEPYYRAVLATTFGVATLCVLTTLVLGFPLAYHLARTRSRWKSMLVVLVLFPLLVGNVVRAAGWMAVLGRQGFINVSLQTLGVIDQPIELLYTPLAVYLGMVGVLLPFMVLTLQGVLESIDFTLADAAQNLGASPAVAFLKIVLPLSLPGVAAGAILVFTVAMNAYATPFLLGGPSFKMMAPVLYKQIAVASNWPFGAAMAFILIAVTFLVSILATYILTKQYKAK, from the coding sequence TTGGTCCTGTCGTTTCCCCGCAGCGCAGCCGGCCTGCCTACCCGGGCGCTGGGCCTCGGCCCGGCGCTTCTTGTGGTCGGGCTGCTGCTGGTGGTGCCGCTGGTCACGCTGTTCCGCTACAGCTTCAACCGGTTCACCGCGCAGCAGCTGATGACGGAGGCGTTCACGCTCGAGAACTACATCCGCTTCGCGAGCGAGCCCTATTACCGGGCGGTCCTCGCCACTACCTTCGGTGTTGCCACACTCTGCGTACTGACGACGCTGGTGCTCGGTTTTCCGCTGGCCTATCACCTGGCGCGAACCCGCTCCCGCTGGAAGAGCATGCTCGTGGTGCTGGTGCTGTTTCCCTTGCTCGTCGGCAACGTGGTGCGGGCCGCAGGCTGGATGGCGGTGCTGGGGCGGCAAGGCTTCATCAACGTCTCGCTGCAGACGCTCGGCGTCATCGATCAGCCGATCGAGCTGCTGTACACGCCGCTGGCGGTCTATCTGGGCATGGTGGGTGTGCTTCTGCCGTTCATGGTGCTCACCCTGCAAGGCGTGCTGGAGAGCATCGACTTCACGTTGGCTGACGCGGCGCAGAACCTTGGTGCCTCACCCGCGGTGGCATTCCTGAAGATCGTGCTGCCCCTGTCGCTGCCTGGCGTCGCGGCTGGCGCGATCCTCGTGTTCACCGTCGCGATGAATGCCTACGCCACGCCATTCCTCCTCGGTGGCCCCAGTTTCAAGATGATGGCGCCCGTGCTCTACAAGCAGATCGCCGTGGCATCGAACTGGCCCTTCGGCGCCGCCATGGCCTTCATCCTGATCGCCGTGACCTTCCTGGTGTCCATCCTCGCCACCTACATCCTGACCAAGCAGTACAAGGCCAAGTGA
- a CDS encoding ABC transporter substrate-binding protein yields MIHSPSRRQVLQFAAGFGAAVAAPWSRAAGGPVVLGTWGGDTERLLMQMVKTVKDGNSIDVKLDVGTPAARKTKMLSQLNRPQNAMDITFLVDSDVYLMSQANALRPLDPALIPGYANLLEEFRKPHSLPTMYSALVLVYSDKVKAPTAIADLWRAEYKVGLADLSYDKVIPMAAVAHGGSTSNFAPGYDALMKLKQQGMRVYSSNEAVGNAFKSGEINAAIMWKGRAYQWMEAGLPVRYGMPKEGAYPVNFEMAVTRNSGFPREAHQVLGAALLPEIQRSMALGLGQVPTTKNAGMPPDVAAKVGFTDQERERFMKPDFAHNAAKASEMLDFWNQRFKG; encoded by the coding sequence ATGATCCACTCCCCCTCCAGAAGACAGGTCCTCCAGTTTGCCGCGGGCTTCGGCGCCGCGGTGGCGGCGCCGTGGAGCCGCGCCGCCGGCGGCCCGGTGGTTCTTGGCACGTGGGGCGGCGACACCGAGCGGCTGCTGATGCAGATGGTGAAGACCGTCAAGGACGGCAACAGCATCGACGTCAAGCTCGATGTGGGCACGCCCGCCGCCCGCAAGACCAAGATGCTGTCCCAGCTGAATCGGCCGCAGAACGCGATGGACATCACGTTCCTGGTGGATTCAGACGTCTACCTCATGAGCCAGGCCAATGCCCTGCGCCCGCTGGATCCCGCGCTGATACCCGGCTACGCCAACCTGCTGGAGGAATTCCGCAAGCCGCATTCGCTGCCGACGATGTACAGCGCCCTGGTGCTGGTCTACAGCGACAAGGTGAAGGCGCCGACGGCGATCGCCGACCTCTGGCGCGCCGAATACAAGGTCGGCCTGGCCGACCTCTCCTACGACAAGGTGATCCCGATGGCCGCTGTGGCCCACGGCGGCAGCACCTCCAACTTCGCGCCTGGCTACGACGCGCTGATGAAACTGAAGCAGCAGGGCATGCGCGTCTACTCCTCGAACGAGGCGGTGGGCAATGCGTTCAAGAGTGGCGAAATCAATGCGGCCATCATGTGGAAGGGCCGTGCCTACCAGTGGATGGAGGCTGGCCTGCCGGTCCGCTACGGAATGCCGAAGGAGGGGGCCTACCCGGTGAACTTCGAGATGGCCGTCACGCGCAACTCCGGCTTTCCGCGCGAGGCGCACCAGGTGCTCGGCGCGGCTCTGCTGCCGGAAATCCAGCGCTCGATGGCGCTCGGCCTGGGCCAGGTGCCGACCACGAAGAATGCGGGCATGCCCCCCGACGTCGCGGCAAAGGTCGGCTTCACCGACCAGGAACGGGAGCGCTTCATGAAGCCCGACTTCGCGCACAACGCGGCGAAGGCAAGCGAGATGCTGGACTTTTGGAACCAGCGCTTCAAGGGGTAA
- a CDS encoding ABC transporter ATP-binding protein, whose product MSTLSLQSLEKRYGAAPAAVDKVSLEVGQSEFVALLGPSGCGKTTILRMIAGFVEPTSGRILVDGRDVTRAPPHKRNTAMVFQSYALFPHMTVAQNVGFGLRMRRADPAEIDRRSVEALRLVQLEHLAQRYPRELSGGQQQRVAVARALIVRPDVFLLDEPLSNLDAKLRQSVGLEMRTLQQSLGLTTVFVTHDQAEALALADRLVILSEGKVAQVGSPAEVYSKPANAFVANFLGRANLLGGRIAGDREFQSDAGISIACDTSGWSAGERAILCLRPENIVIGERSAQVRNTFTAVRRSRTYQGASTEHVVQLPSGLELSVSAPSGIDETNPVFDATGNCRIGWAPESVRLLPEH is encoded by the coding sequence ATGAGCACATTGAGCTTGCAGTCGCTCGAAAAGCGCTATGGCGCCGCGCCCGCCGCAGTCGACAAGGTGTCGCTGGAAGTGGGCCAGTCGGAATTCGTCGCCTTGCTCGGCCCGAGCGGATGCGGCAAGACGACGATCCTGCGAATGATCGCTGGTTTCGTGGAGCCCACGTCAGGTCGCATCCTGGTGGACGGCCGCGACGTGACGCGGGCGCCGCCGCACAAGCGGAACACCGCGATGGTGTTCCAGAGCTATGCGCTCTTTCCCCACATGACGGTGGCGCAGAACGTCGGGTTCGGCCTGCGCATGCGCCGCGCGGATCCGGCGGAGATCGACAGGCGTTCGGTGGAAGCGTTGCGACTCGTGCAACTGGAGCACCTTGCGCAACGGTACCCACGAGAACTGTCGGGCGGGCAGCAGCAGCGGGTGGCGGTGGCGCGCGCCCTGATCGTGCGGCCCGACGTCTTCCTGCTGGACGAGCCGCTTTCCAACCTCGATGCCAAGCTGCGCCAGAGCGTGGGCCTCGAGATGCGCACCCTGCAGCAATCGCTCGGACTCACGACGGTATTCGTCACCCACGACCAGGCCGAGGCACTTGCGCTGGCCGACCGGCTGGTGATCCTGAGCGAAGGCAAGGTTGCGCAGGTCGGCTCGCCCGCAGAGGTGTACAGCAAGCCCGCCAATGCGTTCGTGGCCAACTTCCTCGGCCGCGCCAACCTGCTCGGGGGCCGCATCGCTGGCGACAGGGAGTTCCAGTCCGACGCCGGGATCTCGATTGCGTGCGACACCTCCGGCTGGTCGGCCGGTGAGCGGGCCATCCTCTGCCTTCGCCCTGAGAACATCGTCATTGGCGAACGCTCGGCACAGGTGCGCAACACGTTCACCGCCGTTCGGCGTTCGCGCACTTACCAGGGCGCCAGCACCGAGCACGTGGTGCAGCTGCCTTCCGGGCTCGAGCTCTCCGTGAGCGCGCCGAGCGGAATCGACGAGACGAACCCCGTTTTCGACGCGACCGGCAACTGCCGCATCGGCTGGGCGCCGGAAAGCGTGCGTCTGCTCCCCGAACACTGA
- a CDS encoding ABC transporter permease: MKPRIGRMVLGTVNVTVMGLMLLPVVFVAWSAFYDSTFLTFPPPGYTVRWFEAALKREAFVSGLVTSAKVALMAACAGVIIGTAASLVLQRSRLPGTQFLQTLLVSPLMVPNIVLGIALYLFFLSMADHTGLDLSQGLGGLTLAHTLLTLPWSVRLISANLTGLDRSLEEAAMNLGASPLRTFFMVTLPQLRAGMIAAVLFSFIISFENLEISLFLVGPGASTFPIALMQYLEFNMDPTVAAASTLQVVLIATLLVITDKYVKLSRVV; the protein is encoded by the coding sequence ATGAAGCCGCGGATCGGGCGCATGGTGCTGGGGACGGTGAACGTCACCGTCATGGGATTGATGCTGCTCCCGGTGGTGTTCGTGGCCTGGTCTGCGTTCTACGACAGCACCTTCCTCACCTTCCCGCCGCCGGGGTACACGGTGCGCTGGTTCGAAGCTGCGCTGAAGCGCGAAGCCTTCGTGTCCGGGCTGGTGACAAGTGCGAAGGTGGCCCTCATGGCCGCATGCGCGGGGGTGATCATCGGCACCGCCGCGAGCCTCGTGCTCCAGCGCAGCCGGTTGCCGGGCACGCAATTCCTGCAAACCCTGCTGGTATCCCCTCTGATGGTGCCGAATATCGTGCTGGGCATCGCGCTGTACCTGTTCTTCCTGTCCATGGCCGACCACACGGGCCTGGACCTGTCGCAGGGGCTCGGTGGTCTCACGCTGGCGCACACGCTGCTGACGCTGCCCTGGTCTGTGCGGCTGATCTCCGCGAACCTGACCGGGCTGGATCGCTCGCTCGAGGAAGCTGCGATGAACCTCGGCGCATCCCCGTTGCGCACCTTCTTCATGGTGACGCTGCCCCAGCTGCGCGCCGGAATGATCGCCGCGGTGCTGTTCAGCTTCATCATTTCCTTCGAGAACCTCGAGATATCGCTGTTTCTCGTGGGCCCCGGGGCGAGCACCTTCCCGATCGCGCTGATGCAGTACCTGGAATTCAACATGGATCCCACCGTCGCCGCGGCCAGCACGTTGCAGGTGGTGCTGATCGCCACGCTGCTGGTGATCACCGACAAGTACGTCAAATTGAGCAGGGTGGTGTGA
- a CDS encoding GntR family transcriptional regulator has product MPKPEIAKNTLSDQVYTWMRQQIISGQIKQGEHLSEQAVSETLGVSATPVREALRLLNGDGLVELEGRRGARVIEPTTVDIRACFQVRRALECLALREACQRLSAKDMEQLTRIHQLLERAELTAPGGFMDADRAFHGFFLERARNSWLEQFLSTLTDFLYVVRQPLLQTSTLESARQEHLAITRAVLDGRIDEAERLLGRHIDRVCEDVIRQREQAAQRKANEAVPAGALAK; this is encoded by the coding sequence ATGCCCAAACCGGAGATCGCCAAGAACACGCTGAGCGACCAGGTCTACACCTGGATGCGGCAGCAGATCATTTCCGGGCAGATCAAGCAAGGGGAGCACCTGAGCGAACAAGCGGTGTCGGAGACGCTGGGCGTCAGCGCCACGCCGGTGCGCGAGGCGCTTCGTCTCCTGAACGGTGACGGCCTCGTGGAGCTGGAAGGCAGGCGCGGTGCGCGGGTGATCGAACCGACAACTGTCGACATCCGCGCCTGCTTCCAGGTCCGGCGTGCCCTGGAGTGCCTTGCGCTGCGCGAGGCGTGCCAGCGGCTCAGCGCCAAGGACATGGAGCAACTGACGCGGATCCATCAGTTGCTGGAACGGGCCGAGCTCACCGCGCCTGGCGGCTTCATGGATGCAGACCGGGCGTTCCACGGCTTCTTCCTGGAGCGGGCAAGGAACAGCTGGCTGGAGCAGTTCCTCTCCACGCTGACTGACTTCCTCTACGTGGTACGTCAGCCGCTGCTGCAGACCTCGACGCTGGAGTCGGCGCGGCAGGAGCACCTGGCGATCACGCGCGCGGTGCTGGACGGCCGCATCGACGAAGCGGAGCGACTGCTGGGCCGCCATATCGACCGCGTCTGCGAAGACGTGATCCGGCAGAGGGAGCAGGCAGCCCAGCGCAAGGCCAACGAGGCAGTGCCCGCGGGAGCGCTGGCGAAATGA
- a CDS encoding ornithine cyclodeaminase family protein, translating into MALFLNEKQVDELLSLKEAIDALEQPIREQGLGLAFNKPRTIVKGGKGSVSVLPAAIPSIGSMGFKTYTVGPEGARFWLMLFAETGELQSLMESENISRIRTGAATAIATKYMSRANSKVAAILGTGHHAPTQLEAVCAARPIERVYAWSRTPANVVAFCEKMTRKLGIPVEPAPTARDAVREADIVTTITSSMEPVLFGDWLRAGTHVNLVGAMKITCREADSRVLERADVLAVDDVEQSKAEAAEFVLAVKEGKLKWQDVLELSQVVASDTPKRTSADAITVFKSHGIGLWDVAAAARVYQLAKRQSVGVHLPIEQPVVVLGGGDPSRIKV; encoded by the coding sequence TTGACGAGCTGTTGTCGCTGAAAGAGGCCATCGACGCGCTGGAGCAGCCCATCAGGGAGCAGGGTCTCGGGTTGGCGTTCAACAAACCGCGCACCATCGTCAAGGGCGGCAAGGGCTCCGTCTCGGTCCTGCCTGCTGCGATCCCCAGCATCGGCAGCATGGGATTCAAGACGTACACCGTCGGTCCGGAAGGCGCCCGGTTCTGGTTGATGCTGTTTGCGGAGACCGGTGAACTGCAGTCGCTGATGGAGTCCGAGAACATCAGTCGCATCCGCACCGGCGCCGCGACCGCGATCGCGACAAAGTACATGAGCCGTGCGAACAGCAAGGTCGCTGCGATCCTGGGCACCGGGCACCACGCGCCGACACAGCTGGAAGCCGTCTGCGCCGCCCGCCCGATCGAGCGGGTCTACGCGTGGAGCCGGACGCCCGCCAACGTCGTCGCGTTCTGCGAAAAGATGACGCGCAAGCTGGGGATCCCGGTGGAACCCGCGCCCACCGCGCGCGATGCCGTTCGCGAAGCCGACATCGTGACGACGATCACGTCGAGCATGGAGCCCGTGCTCTTCGGCGACTGGTTGCGCGCCGGCACCCACGTGAACCTGGTGGGCGCCATGAAGATCACCTGCCGTGAAGCCGACAGCCGCGTCCTGGAGCGCGCCGACGTGCTCGCCGTCGACGACGTCGAGCAGTCCAAGGCGGAAGCGGCTGAGTTCGTGCTTGCCGTCAAGGAAGGCAAGCTCAAGTGGCAGGACGTGCTCGAACTGAGTCAGGTCGTCGCCAGCGACACGCCGAAGCGTACGAGCGCTGACGCGATCACGGTGTTCAAGTCGCACGGTATCGGCCTGTGGGACGTGGCCGCGGCCGCGCGCGTTTACCAGCTCGCAAAGCGGCAGTCCGTCGGGGTGCACCTGCCGATCGAGCAGCCCGTGGTGGTGCTCGGTGGCGGCGATCCGTCCCGCATCAAGGTCTGA